From Porphyromonadaceae bacterium W3.11, one genomic window encodes:
- a CDS encoding short-chain fatty acid transporter — protein sequence MFQSLIRGSVKFVQKYLPEPFIFAIILTLLAVVLSMGICSHTLVDVVMNWGDGVWSLLAFSMQMAMVLVCGSTLADAPSVKKGLSRMASLPKTPFSAIFIVTLVSSIACWINWGFGLIIGVIFAKEIAGKLDGVDYRLLIASAYSGFVVWHSGLSASIPLAMATEGEALTNVSMGVLTKAIPISETIFSVNNLVMVAAVIVALTLINALMHPKKGEAITINKKLLIEVQEEEDPLTNTPAEKAERSIILNLLITLLGLSYLVIKLFYRGGSLDLNTVIMIFLFLGMILHKRPINYVKSFTKSAVSSAGILLQFPFYAGIMGIMVGTAGGSSLATEISHGCIEISNSTTFPLLSFLSAGIVNIFVPSGGGQWAVQAPIMMPAGASLGVSPVVTGMAIAWGDAWTNLVQPFWAIPALGIAKLGARDIMGFCLIDFLVTGVIICAGLLMWA from the coding sequence ATGTTTCAATCATTGATTAGGGGATCTGTAAAGTTTGTACAGAAGTATCTCCCAGAACCATTTATTTTTGCGATTATTTTAACCTTATTGGCTGTAGTCCTTTCCATGGGTATCTGTAGTCATACTCTTGTGGATGTCGTGATGAATTGGGGTGATGGAGTTTGGAGCCTATTGGCTTTCTCAATGCAGATGGCGATGGTATTGGTCTGTGGATCAACCCTAGCTGATGCACCATCTGTTAAGAAAGGTCTGTCGAGGATGGCGTCATTGCCTAAAACTCCGTTTTCTGCGATTTTCATAGTTACCTTGGTCTCCTCAATTGCATGTTGGATCAATTGGGGCTTTGGTCTCATTATCGGTGTTATTTTTGCCAAGGAGATAGCTGGCAAGCTGGATGGAGTAGACTATCGTCTGTTAATTGCGTCTGCATATAGTGGCTTTGTGGTATGGCATAGTGGCTTATCAGCCTCTATTCCTTTGGCGATGGCAACAGAGGGTGAAGCCTTGACTAATGTCTCTATGGGTGTGCTGACTAAGGCTATTCCTATTTCTGAGACTATTTTCTCCGTTAATAATTTGGTGATGGTTGCGGCGGTTATCGTAGCTCTAACACTGATAAATGCACTGATGCATCCTAAGAAAGGAGAGGCCATCACAATTAATAAGAAGTTATTGATTGAGGTTCAAGAGGAAGAGGATCCATTAACGAACACACCGGCTGAGAAAGCAGAGAGGAGCATAATCCTAAATCTACTTATCACACTACTGGGTTTATCATATCTAGTGATAAAACTTTTCTATAGAGGCGGCTCACTAGATTTGAATACTGTCATTATGATTTTCCTTTTTTTGGGGATGATACTTCATAAACGGCCTATTAATTATGTGAAGTCTTTTACTAAATCAGCCGTGAGTAGTGCAGGTATCTTACTTCAGTTCCCTTTCTATGCCGGCATTATGGGTATTATGGTAGGGACAGCAGGAGGTAGCTCCTTAGCTACTGAGATTAGTCACGGGTGTATAGAGATTTCTAATTCTACCACCTTTCCATTGCTCAGTTTCTTGAGTGCGGGAATTGTCAATATCTTCGTCCCCTCAGGTGGAGGACAATGGGCAGTGCAAGCTCCTATTATGATGCCTGCTGGAGCTTCATTAGGTGTTTCACCAGTGGTGACAGGGATGGCCATTGCGTGGGGAGATGCTTGGACCAATTTGGTGCAGCCATTTTGGGCTATTCCAGCCTTAGGTATTGCCAAGTTAGGGGCACGGGATATTATGGGCTTTTGCTTGATTGACTTCCTTGTTACGGGCGTTATTATCTGTGCCGGTTTGCTGATGTGGGCTTAG
- a CDS encoding L,D-transpeptidase — protein MYRIFQLGNVILLLVFFLSCTNAKSSVEKDEDRFQADTLAVESSDPEPKLVESSDIEISKDLLYDKYTLEDSYEYEDTVRTFKWDTIKEYLAVVENHHDRPERWGVLQNYRNMNREAPLVHNWHRDEGYRLVTDSLGIHRYQSVPLYSESDSIVPRRYGRDGSPFHLIDSIGSFYKLSLLDSEEVWLTQKRYVTLVPDSVSIDHVVFVDVADQNIASLEREAPAKWVVRSMNPATTGKHNPPYGHETPLGIFMLQQKKRKMFYLKDGTSDLAGYAPYASRFSNGGYIHGVPVNGVNSKEIEYSRTLGTIPRSHMCVRNATSHAEFVYNWAPTLGAFVIVIE, from the coding sequence ATGTATCGGATATTCCAGTTGGGAAACGTTATATTGCTACTAGTTTTCTTCCTTTCATGCACTAATGCTAAGTCTAGTGTAGAGAAAGATGAGGATCGATTTCAAGCAGATACGTTGGCTGTAGAGTCTTCTGACCCAGAGCCGAAACTAGTAGAGAGTAGTGATATAGAGATCAGCAAAGACTTGCTGTATGATAAATATACTCTAGAGGATTCCTATGAGTATGAAGACACCGTTAGGACTTTTAAGTGGGATACTATTAAAGAGTACTTGGCTGTAGTGGAAAATCATCATGATAGGCCAGAGCGGTGGGGGGTGCTTCAGAATTATAGGAATATGAACCGAGAGGCTCCCTTGGTGCATAACTGGCACCGAGATGAGGGCTATCGACTGGTTACTGACTCGCTTGGTATCCATCGTTATCAGTCTGTGCCTCTTTATAGCGAGTCAGATAGTATAGTCCCAAGACGCTATGGTCGGGATGGTTCACCATTTCATCTTATAGATAGTATCGGGTCCTTCTACAAACTGAGTCTCCTTGACTCGGAAGAGGTGTGGCTCACCCAAAAAAGGTATGTGACACTCGTTCCCGATTCTGTGAGTATTGATCATGTCGTCTTTGTTGATGTCGCGGACCAAAACATAGCCTCTTTAGAGCGTGAGGCTCCTGCCAAGTGGGTAGTACGAAGTATGAATCCAGCAACTACAGGAAAGCATAATCCTCCTTATGGTCATGAGACTCCCCTCGGCATTTTTATGCTTCAGCAGAAAAAGAGAAAGATGTTTTACCTGAAAGACGGAACTTCTGACTTGGCTGGGTACGCTCCATACGCTTCACGCTTTTCGAATGGAGGATATATACATGGAGTCCCAGTTAATGGAGTGAATTCAAAAGAAATAGAGTATAGCCGGACGTTGGGGACGATTCCCCGTTCACATATGTGTGTGCGTAATGCGACGTCACATGCTGAGTTTGTATATAATTGGGCTCCCACATTGGGTGCATTTGTGATTGTTATAGAATAA